A single window of Pontibacillus chungwhensis DNA harbors:
- a CDS encoding LrgB family protein, which yields MIYLIATILIYIISKRLYKKYPKAYLTPLLVVPVVLVALLVLFDIPFQHYENGTSIISYFLGPATVAFAIPIYKHFELIKKFMVEILSSIVAGSVVAVVSSFFLGYLIHLSGSFMTSIMPRSITTPIAMEVSETIGGVPALTAAFVVATGIIGSIVGPHVIKMFSLQSPVARGVSFGVAAHGAGTSKAFELGDQEGTFSSLSMIIAAGVTLVWGNTWIPHFQHFFIQ from the coding sequence ATGATCTACCTAATTGCAACCATTCTTATTTATATTATTAGTAAACGTTTATATAAAAAATATCCAAAAGCTTATTTAACGCCACTGCTTGTTGTACCTGTTGTCTTAGTGGCTTTACTAGTTTTATTCGATATCCCTTTTCAACATTATGAAAACGGAACAAGTATCATTAGCTACTTCTTAGGACCTGCCACAGTAGCATTTGCAATTCCTATTTACAAACACTTTGAACTGATCAAGAAATTCATGGTAGAAATTCTATCAAGCATTGTAGCTGGTTCTGTGGTCGCTGTGGTTTCGAGCTTTTTCTTAGGATACCTGATTCACTTAAGTGGAAGCTTTATGACAAGCATTATGCCAAGGTCTATTACAACCCCTATTGCGATGGAAGTCTCTGAGACCATTGGCGGTGTACCCGCTTTAACAGCTGCCTTTGTAGTAGCAACAGGCATTATAGGCTCTATTGTAGGTCCCCATGTGATTAAAATGTTTTCCTTACAATCACCTGTAGCCCGCGGTGTCTCTTTCGGTGTGGCCGCACATGGCGCCGGAACGTCGAAGGCATTTGAACTCGGGGATCAGGAAGGTACTTTTTCTAGCCTCTCCATGATTATCGCTGCAGGTGTTACACTTGTTTGGGGAAACACATGGATTCCACATTTCCAACACTTTTTCATTCAATAA